The Syngnathus typhle isolate RoL2023-S1 ecotype Sweden linkage group LG6, RoL_Styp_1.0, whole genome shotgun sequence genome has a window encoding:
- the LOC133155187 gene encoding P2Y purinoceptor 2-like, whose translation MSSSGLVNMNNTAPGNVSNFHCRFQEDFKYILLPVSYSLVLVFGLTLNATALYAMVFRTKRWKPSTIYMFNLTTCDTLYILTLPFLIYYYADKNDWPFGEPLCKIIRFLFYANLYGSILFLCCISLHRFVGVCYPVRSLKWMSTRRAKLVSAAVWACLLFCQGPNLDMFLFRDVATEKICYDTTSPEFFDDFLVYSSAVSVVLFALPFMVLMVCYSLMLRKLLKPSWGAGEEGMGGGQVTHRTKQKSVKMIIIVLATFMLCFLPFHLTRSVYYTLRYMRQINPTQISCNMLEASSIAYKVTRPFASANSCMDPILYFLAGQDARSKLRSRRLHRRKIVSK comes from the exons GTGGGCTGGTTAACATGAACAACACTGCTCCAGGCAACGTCAGCAACTTCCACTGCCGTTTCCAAGAAGATTTTAAATACATTCTTCTTCCTGTCAGCTACTCCCTAGTGCTTGTGTTTGGCCTAACGCTGAATGCGACGGCGCTTTACGCAATGGTTTTTCGCACAAAACGCTGGAAACCCTCCACTATCTACATGTTCAACCTAACGACGTGTGACACGCTCTACATCCTCACGCTACCTTTCCTAATTTACTACTACGCGGATAAAAACGACTGGCCCTTTGGTGAACCTCTCTGCAAGATCATACGCTTCCTGTTTTATGCCAATTTATACG GTTCTATTCTGTTCCTGTGCTGCATCAGTCTGCATCGCTTTGTGGGTGTCTGCTATCCAGTCCGCTCTTTGAAATGGATGAGCACTCGTCGGGCCAAACTGGTGTCTGCGGCAGTTTGGGCCTGTCTTTTATTCTGCCAGGGACCT AATCTTGACATGTTTTTGTTCAGGGATGTGGCCACAGAGAAAATTTGTTACGACACAACCAGCCCAGAGTTCTTTGATGACTTCCTGGTGTACAGCTCAGCCGTGTCGGtggttttgtttgctttgcccTTCATGGTGCTGATGGTGTGCTACAGCCTGATGTTGCGGAAGCTACTAAAACCCAGTTGGGGTGCTGGTGAAGAGGGCATGGGAGGGGGGCAAGTGACCCACCGCACCAAGCAGAAATCCGTGAAGATGATCATCATCGTCCTGGCAACGTTCATGCTTTGTTTTCTCCCGTTCCACCTCACCAGGAGTGTGTATTATACCCTGAGATACATGAGGCAGATCAATCCCACGCAG ATCAGCTGTAATATGCTTGAGGCGTCCAGTATTGCCTACAAGGTGACCCGTCCATTTGCCAGTGCCAACAGTTGCATGGATCCTATCCTTTACTTTTTGGCTGGACAGGACGCACGTAGTAAACTCAGGAGCAGACGGCTCCACAGACGAAAAATTGTAAGCAAATGA